Proteins from a genomic interval of Rosa chinensis cultivar Old Blush chromosome 2, RchiOBHm-V2, whole genome shotgun sequence:
- the LOC112184963 gene encoding putative F-box protein At5g60060 yields MDNKIFDLQLRVPNKRLCGSSKGWLIFADWNFVDKNLGVTLVNPFFRVKGRREKENSVIRLPPLTPPGWRKWVRVRRRNRDDWVERCQNYVLKAILSADPASNANDCIVVVIYEERLRLAFIRLGKETTWTYIDERVGTSVSSTVIDGCRGIEEVARVEDKFYAVNYSSELYSFKVTPQSSSDVKLAACGVEQKVFVKRYLVEAKEKVILMVQRYIKFDREVGRRVTRKFRIFELNLDEREWIEKHSLDGVALFIGDNSSVSVLASNFPACQPNLHILQP; encoded by the coding sequence ATGGACAACAAGATCTTTGATTTGCAACTGCGAGTGCCAAATAAGCGGTTATGTGGATCTTCAAAAGGGTGGTTAATATTTGCGGATTGGAATTTTGTGGATAAGAATCTCGGAGTAACTCTAGTAAATCCATTCTTTAGGGTgaaagggaggagagaaaaagaaaattcggTCATTCGCCTTCCTCCACTAACGCCTCCAGGGTGGAGAAAGTGGGTCAGAGTTCGTCGAAGAAATAGGGATGATTGGGTTGAACGTTGTCAAAATTATGTACTCAAGGCTATACTTTCAGCTGACCCTGCATCAAATGCAAACGACTGCATTGTAGTAGTCATATACGAGGAAAGACTTCGGTTGGCTTTTATTAGACTTGGTAAAGAGACAACATGGACTTATATAGATGAAAGAGTGGGCACAAGTGTTAGTAGCACTGTTATTGATGGCTGCCGTGGAATTGAAGAAGTTGCTCGAGTTGAAGATAAGTTCTATGCCGTTAATTATTCGAGCGAACTTTATTCTTTTAAAGTGACTCCTCAGTCTAGCTCAGATGTGAAATTGGCTGCTTGCGGTGTTGAACAAAAAGTCTTCGTCAAGAGATATCTTgtggaagcaaaagaaaaagtaatttTGATGGTTCAGAGATACATTAAGTTTGATCGTGAAGTTGGCAGACGTGTGACAAGAAAATTTAGAATTTTTGAATTGAATTTGGACGAGCGCGAATGGATTGAGAAACACTCGTTAGATGGTGTTGCTCTCTTCATCGGAGATAACTCTTCAGTGTCAGTGTTGGCTTCAAATTTTCCTGCATGTCAACCAAATTTGCATATACTTCAACCATGA